A single Defluviitalea saccharophila DNA region contains:
- a CDS encoding DUF6514 family protein, translated as MLAKFLEGTRNCCTPNGGTIQLEYFLLEKESKNSLSKTYGIEIVKKCMHFGETIYTETDQIDSLTHEKERAQEIINKLIANTVTPISMLNIIDDLMDETPWA; from the coding sequence ATGCTTGCAAAATTCTTAGAAGGAACCAGAAATTGCTGTACACCAAACGGAGGAACGATTCAACTGGAATATTTTCTACTGGAGAAAGAAAGCAAAAACAGTTTGTCTAAAACCTACGGAATCGAAATTGTAAAAAAATGTATGCATTTTGGAGAAACAATTTATACCGAAACGGATCAGATAGATTCTCTTACCCATGAAAAAGAAAGAGCGCAGGAAATTATTAATAAACTCATTGCCAATACCGTTACACCAATTTCGATGCTTAATATAATAGATGATTTGATGGATGAAACACCTTGGGCATAA
- a CDS encoding CoA-binding protein — protein sequence MTPEQLMEKKIWAVVGATIDQEKYGYKIYKALKDAGYTVYPVSPKYDEIDGDKAYKSLGDLPQKPEVVDFVVNPKVGLGVVKECAELGIKNIWLQPGTVSDELLTLAEEKGINAVQACVLVALRTMGK from the coding sequence ATGACACCTGAACAATTAATGGAAAAGAAAATTTGGGCAGTGGTGGGTGCAACCATTGATCAAGAAAAGTATGGATATAAGATTTATAAAGCATTAAAAGATGCAGGGTATACGGTTTATCCTGTTAGTCCTAAGTATGATGAGATCGATGGGGATAAAGCCTACAAAAGTTTAGGGGATTTGCCCCAAAAGCCTGAAGTGGTGGATTTTGTGGTTAATCCAAAGGTAGGATTAGGCGTTGTAAAGGAATGTGCTGAACTAGGAATTAAAAATATTTGGCTTCAGCCGGGGACAGTAAGCGATGAACTTCTTACACTGGCTGAAGAAAAAGGTATTAATGCCGTTCAGGCTTGTGTATTGGTTGCCCTGCGCACCATGGGAAAATAA
- the hflX gene encoding GTPase HflX, translating to MDEQLFENTEPIEKVILVGVDTEENIEESIDELEELADTAGAVTLDKVIQKRDNIHPSTYIGKGKIEELKNRINEIGATGIICDDELSPAQMRNLEKMLECKVMDRTMLILDIFAQRAKSKEGKIQVELAQLRYQLSRLAGSGAALSRLGGGIGTRGPGEKKLETDRRYIRGRISQLKAELEEIETHRELIRTRRKKVGTPLIAIVGYTNAGKSTLLNTLSKADVLAEDKLFATLDPTTRSIILPGGSEVLITDTVGFIRKLPHHLIKAFRSTLEEAQYADILLHVIDGTSPSIESHMKTVYETLEKLNALGKPIITLYNKMDVGVSNHLPTDPKAEKTFKVSAKTSEGLNEVLLEIENILKAGRKVLKALIPYSDTGMLQLIRGQGEKTLEDYREDGIYIEANVNEEVYRKLEKYIVK from the coding sequence TTGGACGAACAATTATTTGAAAACACAGAACCCATTGAAAAGGTTATTCTTGTGGGAGTAGATACGGAAGAAAATATAGAAGAAAGCATTGACGAACTGGAAGAATTGGCGGATACTGCAGGAGCCGTTACACTGGATAAAGTCATTCAAAAGAGGGATAATATTCATCCCTCCACCTATATAGGAAAAGGAAAAATTGAGGAGCTTAAAAACAGGATAAACGAGATAGGTGCAACAGGAATTATCTGTGATGATGAACTTTCTCCTGCTCAAATGAGAAACCTGGAAAAAATGCTTGAATGCAAAGTCATGGACAGGACAATGCTTATCTTAGATATTTTTGCCCAAAGAGCCAAATCAAAAGAAGGTAAGATTCAAGTAGAACTGGCTCAGCTTAGATATCAGCTTTCAAGACTTGCAGGCTCAGGGGCTGCTTTATCCAGATTAGGTGGAGGTATAGGAACAAGAGGTCCAGGGGAAAAGAAATTAGAAACAGACAGAAGATATATTAGAGGCCGTATCAGCCAATTAAAAGCTGAATTAGAGGAGATAGAAACCCATAGGGAATTGATTCGTACCAGAAGAAAAAAAGTAGGGACCCCTCTCATTGCTATTGTAGGCTATACCAATGCAGGGAAGTCCACCCTGCTTAACACCCTTTCCAAGGCAGACGTATTGGCTGAGGACAAATTATTTGCTACCCTTGACCCAACTACAAGAAGCATTATACTTCCCGGCGGATCAGAAGTGTTGATTACCGATACGGTAGGATTTATAAGAAAGCTGCCCCATCATTTAATCAAGGCCTTTAGATCCACCTTGGAAGAAGCCCAGTACGCCGATATTCTTCTTCATGTGATAGACGGCACCAGTCCAAGCATTGAGTCCCATATGAAGACCGTTTATGAAACTTTAGAAAAATTAAATGCTCTAGGGAAACCAATCATTACTTTGTATAACAAAATGGATGTTGGTGTTTCCAACCATCTTCCTACAGATCCAAAGGCAGAAAAGACCTTTAAAGTCTCTGCCAAAACGTCGGAAGGCTTAAATGAAGTTCTTTTAGAAATAGAAAATATCTTAAAAGCGGGCAGAAAAGTACTAAAAGCCTTAATTCCTTACTCCGATACGGGGATGCTTCAATTGATACGAGGTCAGGGAGAAAAGACCCTGGAGGACTATAGAGAAGACGGCATTTATATAGAAGCCAATGTGAATGAAGAAGTTTATCGTAAGCTGGAGAAATATATAGTTAAATAG
- a CDS encoding YigZ family protein, giving the protein MLKRFKTVLQPAEAEIIEKKSRFIATVRPVKNEEEAQAFIEEMRKKYWDATHNVFAYQIGERDQIQRFSDDGEPSGTAGLPVLNVLKGDELKNTAIVVTRYFGGTLLGTGGLVRAYGRSAREGVLAAKIVEKVLYSVFHVVTDYSRLGKIQYEILQMGNVIHDTIYTDEIAFVTLVEEGNEEKFISKITEISGAQAQIKQIKHVYGAWIDNQLTIEEINEEE; this is encoded by the coding sequence ATGCTAAAAAGATTTAAAACTGTATTACAGCCTGCCGAGGCAGAAATCATAGAAAAAAAGTCAAGATTTATAGCCACGGTACGACCGGTTAAGAATGAAGAAGAAGCCCAGGCTTTTATAGAAGAAATGAGAAAGAAGTACTGGGATGCAACCCATAATGTATTTGCTTATCAAATTGGGGAAAGAGACCAGATACAGAGATTTAGCGACGACGGCGAACCCAGCGGAACGGCAGGATTGCCTGTTTTAAATGTATTGAAAGGAGATGAGCTTAAAAATACTGCCATTGTCGTAACAAGATATTTTGGCGGAACCCTTCTTGGAACAGGGGGGCTGGTGCGAGCCTATGGAAGAAGTGCCAGGGAAGGGGTTTTGGCAGCCAAAATCGTTGAAAAGGTACTGTATTCTGTTTTTCATGTAGTGACCGATTACTCTCGACTGGGGAAAATACAGTATGAAATTCTTCAAATGGGGAATGTTATTCACGATACGATCTATACGGACGAAATCGCTTTTGTTACTTTGGTGGAAGAAGGCAATGAAGAAAAATTTATTAGTAAAATTACTGAGATTAGTGGTGCTCAAGCACAGATCAAGCAAATAAAACATGTGTATGGCGCATGGATAGATAACCAATTAACTATTGAGGAAATTAATGAGGAGGAATAG